The genomic interval TTAGACAGAGAACCATTTAATTCCTATACGCAAGATAAAATTCAGGAAGATAAAGAAGCTTCTATTGAAGTTTTACTAAACGGATGTTATGCACAGCTTAAAGGCTGGTCCGACGTTATGCACAGAGTTGGCGAATATCCAGGCGACAACATTATGATTAGAGGAACTTCTACGGATGCATTTTATTCTTTTATTTCTTATCAGCATGTTACCAATAATGGGCGTTTGTCTGTTTTTTGGAATAACAGTTATAAAATAATTTCGCAATCAAGTGATTTAATTAAAATTATTAAAGAAGGAGAAAGTGACGCAGTTGATCAGCAGTTAGGTGAAGCGTATTATTTGAGAGGTATGATTTACTTTTATTTAGGAAAAACATACGGAAGACCTTATGCACAATCTCCTGAAACCAATTTAGGAGTTCCAATTGTAAATGGTCTTCCAGACGACTTAAACAATTTGACTTTACCAGATCGTTCAACTGTAAAAGATACTTATGCACAAGCAATTAATGATTTGAAAAAAGCAGAAACTTTAATGAATGCTGATAAATCTGCTGCTTATGCAACAAAAGAAGCGGCTCAAGCAATGCTTTCTAGAATTTATTTGTACATGAGCGGTACTTATGATTCTCCAAATCAAGAATTTGCAACACAGTCTATCGAATATTCGAATAAAGTAATCGCAAGCGGACGTTACAGTTTATTGAGCCGTGCAAGCTTCATGAAATATAACACTTATGCTCCTGACGCGCCAGAGCAAACCGAAACTATTTTTGCTGTAAAACAAGTTGCTTCTGAGTTTTCTGGTTACGATCACTATTACGGAATTGGTGGTATGTATGCCAATATTCAAGGTCAAGGTTGGGGAGAAATGTATGCGAGTGCTGAGTATTTAGATTTGCTTCGAAAAGCTGGAGGAAAAAATGATGCACGTTGGGCTTTCATCGATCCGCAATACGCTACAGATGCTGCTGGAAACAAAACTGAAGCTTTCCGTTTTATCTACGATGTTTTTAATGCTGGAGGAACTCAAACAGGATACAACTACATGCAGCAACCTTTAAAACGTAATGCTGATGGCTCATTTTATATTACTATCGGAACTACAAACTATAATTTAACAACTGTAAATGCTGCCGAAAATCAGTATTCAATTGTATATGAAGGAAAAACTTATACTGGCGAAAAAGATTATATGATGCTTTTAAACCGTGTATATCCAATGTATTACATTACAAAATGCTCACTTCAGGATAATGATTCTCACTTGCACTCTCCTATTATTTCGAGATTGGCAGAAATGTATTTAAATCTTGCTGAAGCTTATGCTAAAAAAGGAGATTATGCCAATGCTTTAATCAATTTGAATAAAGTTCGCGAAAGAGCTATTGTTGGTGGAGGTTATACTTCTTTAAATAGCACAAACGCTGTACAAAGAATTGATGAAGAACGTCAATTAGAACTTGCGTTTGAAGCACATCGTGGTTATGATGTTTACAGAAACGGACAAACTATGACACGTCGTTATACTGGTCCTCATTTGCCAATGAACGATGTTCCTGCAACAAGTTTACGAGTGGTTCAATACATTCCGCAATCAGAAATTAATGCTTATCCAGGTACTTTGACCCAAAACCCATAATCGTTTTAGATTTGTTTATTGTTTTTAACAGCCTCTCTAGTAGTAAAAAAATTAGAGAGGTTTAAAAAAAAGTTAATCACTCAATACTTACTAATGAAAAATTTACTTTATCTAATTTTAGCTTTTTCACTTGTATCATTCTCCTGTACCGACCACAGCGAAAGTGGTTCAGAAAATAACGAAATAGAAAATCCTAAAACATCCATTTCTTTACCATTGGCAGGAAATGCATACAGTTCTAAACATCTAGAAGACAATAATACGATTACAGACAATGGCATTGAGAATTGGAAAAATGCTGACGAAACCTTTACCGTTTATTTCAGAATTTTCAAACCGGGAACTTTTCAGATTTCTGTTGAAGAATCTATTGAAGTTTATGGAAAATCAGAGCTTGAATTTTCGATTAATAATGACGCTAAAAAAGTAACTTTCAATATTTCAAAGAAAGCAGTTGTAATTGGAAATTGGAAAATCAACCAGGAAGGTTATGTTGCACTAAAAATAAAAGGAATTAGTAAAAATGGCGATCGTTTTCCATCCATCAATAGATTAAAAATTTCCAGCGCTGATTACGACGGAAAAATCTCTTACGTTCCAAATAACGAAGG from Flavobacterium sp. YJ01 carries:
- a CDS encoding RagB/SusD family nutrient uptake outer membrane protein, producing the protein MKKIFLLFTAISFLSSCELDREPFNSYTQDKIQEDKEASIEVLLNGCYAQLKGWSDVMHRVGEYPGDNIMIRGTSTDAFYSFISYQHVTNNGRLSVFWNNSYKIISQSSDLIKIIKEGESDAVDQQLGEAYYLRGMIYFYLGKTYGRPYAQSPETNLGVPIVNGLPDDLNNLTLPDRSTVKDTYAQAINDLKKAETLMNADKSAAYATKEAAQAMLSRIYLYMSGTYDSPNQEFATQSIEYSNKVIASGRYSLLSRASFMKYNTYAPDAPEQTETIFAVKQVASEFSGYDHYYGIGGMYANIQGQGWGEMYASAEYLDLLRKAGGKNDARWAFIDPQYATDAAGNKTEAFRFIYDVFNAGGTQTGYNYMQQPLKRNADGSFYITIGTTNYNLTTVNAAENQYSIVYEGKTYTGEKDYMMLLNRVYPMYYITKCSLQDNDSHLHSPIISRLAEMYLNLAEAYAKKGDYANALINLNKVRERAIVGGGYTSLNSTNAVQRIDEERQLELAFEAHRGYDVYRNGQTMTRRYTGPHLPMNDVPATSLRVVQYIPQSEINAYPGTLTQNP